Proteins encoded by one window of Arabidopsis thaliana chromosome 2, partial sequence:
- a CDS encoding thymocyte nuclear-like protein (unknown protein; CONTAINS InterPro DOMAIN/s: Uncharacterised protein family UPF0310 (InterPro:IPR002740); Has 2761 Blast hits to 2761 proteins in 686 species: Archae - 5; Bacteria - 1143; Metazoa - 73; Fungi - 78; Plants - 42; Viruses - 0; Other Eukaryotes - 1420 (source: NCBI BLink).) produces the protein MGKTKRYWLLKTEPNEWSWSDQESNGGISKWDGVKNKQAQKNLKSMTLGDLCFFYHSGTKSRCVVGVVEVSREWYTDDAEGVEGEGAVDVKAIGEMRKCVDLKEMKGDKGIITKGFVLFRQPRLSVVPVEEDVWNMICELGNGFCGDGKEDCESSDDE, from the coding sequence ATGGGGAAAACGAAGCGATACTGGTTACTGAAAACAGAGCCAAATGAGTGGTCATGGTCAGACCAAGAATCAAACGGCGGTATCAGCAAATGGGACGGCGTCAAGAACAAACAAGCCCAGAAGAATCTTAAATCCATGACTTTAGGagatctctgtttcttctacCATTCAGGAACCAAATCAAGATGCGTCGTTGGCGTGGTTGAAGTATCACGTGAATGGTACACTGATGATGCTGAAGGAGTAGAAGGAGAAGGAGCGGTTGATGTCAAAGCGATTGGAGAAATGAGGAAATGTGTGGATTTGAAGGAAATGAAAGGAGACAAAGGGATTATTActaaaggttttgttttgtttagacAGCCGAGGTTGTCTGTTGTTCCTGTTGAGGAAGATGTTTGGAATATGATTTGTGAATTGGGAAATGGGTTTTGTGGAGATGGTAAGGAAGATTGTGAAAGTAGTGATGATGAATGA